In the genome of Salinirussus salinus, one region contains:
- a CDS encoding GAF domain-containing protein, producing MPEPTAPEPTVLVADPDGERRAATAGAVREALPDATVHEAESLAAAREALVAAVEEDREAARLDAAVTEYDLGDGTGLDLAEHLRGVAPDAGCILYTATTDIDTASFEGVLEYVPNTGADTDQFAAALEAAALDNSHTAYPLPEDEAGRLAALAAYVDGEAEDRAGDALDRVVELAAAHFGVEVASVNLIREDQQDFLTVHGREWVPTPRDASICTYTILEDRTMAVEDTTEDPRFADNDTLREMDIYAYLGANLRTPAGHSIGSLCVYDDEPRSFSAADREYLSTLADLVMDVLALANDGGAEP from the coding sequence ATGCCAGAGCCGACCGCGCCGGAACCGACCGTCCTCGTCGCCGACCCCGACGGGGAGCGCAGGGCGGCGACCGCCGGCGCCGTCCGGGAGGCGCTACCCGACGCGACGGTCCACGAGGCCGAGTCGCTCGCCGCCGCCCGGGAGGCGCTCGTCGCGGCAGTAGAGGAGGACCGGGAGGCGGCCCGCCTGGACGCCGCCGTCACGGAGTACGACCTCGGCGACGGGACCGGGCTGGACCTGGCGGAGCACCTCCGGGGAGTGGCCCCCGACGCCGGCTGCATCCTCTATACGGCGACGACCGACATCGACACCGCGTCGTTCGAGGGGGTCCTCGAGTACGTCCCGAACACCGGCGCCGACACCGACCAGTTCGCCGCGGCGCTCGAGGCGGCGGCACTCGACAACAGCCACACCGCGTACCCGCTCCCCGAAGACGAGGCGGGCCGGCTGGCGGCGCTCGCGGCCTACGTCGACGGCGAGGCCGAAGACCGCGCCGGCGACGCGCTGGACCGGGTCGTGGAGCTTGCCGCCGCCCACTTCGGGGTCGAGGTCGCCTCGGTCAACCTCATCCGGGAGGACCAGCAGGACTTCCTGACGGTCCACGGCCGGGAGTGGGTCCCGACCCCGCGGGACGCCTCCATCTGCACGTACACCATCCTCGAGGACCGGACGATGGCCGTCGAGGACACGACCGAGGACCCGCGCTTTGCCGACAACGACACCCTCCGGGAGATGGACATTTACGCCTACCTCGGCGCGAACCTCCGGACGCCGGCGGGACACAGCATCGGCTCGCTGTGTGTCTACGACGACGAGCCCCGCTCCTTTTCCGCGGCCGACCGCGAGTATCTGTCGACGCTCGCCGACCTCGTGATGGACGTGCTGGCGCTGGCCAACGATGGGGGAGCGGAGCCGTGA
- a CDS encoding DUF7504 family protein, whose product MSDEPYTFDGLPLEPVPAGSSVLVTTADRAGSRLARELVLSGDDRGEGMVLVSTGSSGRQVVADCLSAVPALDTSRLGVVDASGTGDVETDTGAHVESVSNTGDLTGISIGFSVVYSALYDGGVERIRTGFDSVSTLLLYSEFRTITRFVHTMAGRVSQTGGLGVFVLDPAMHEPQVVQTLARLCDGRVDLRRTDAGGYELDAQGPGDQPRGWRPVDL is encoded by the coding sequence GTGAGCGACGAGCCGTACACCTTCGACGGCCTCCCGCTCGAGCCGGTCCCCGCGGGGTCGTCGGTACTCGTGACGACTGCCGACCGGGCGGGCTCGCGGCTCGCCCGGGAACTGGTGCTCTCGGGGGACGACCGCGGGGAGGGGATGGTGCTGGTTTCCACCGGCTCCTCCGGCCGCCAGGTGGTCGCGGACTGCCTGTCGGCGGTCCCCGCCCTCGACACCTCGCGGCTCGGCGTCGTCGACGCCAGCGGCACCGGGGACGTGGAAACGGACACCGGCGCCCACGTCGAGTCGGTCTCGAACACCGGCGACCTGACGGGGATCAGCATCGGCTTCTCGGTCGTCTACTCGGCGCTGTACGACGGCGGCGTCGAACGCATCCGGACCGGTTTCGACTCGGTGTCGACGCTGTTGCTGTACTCGGAGTTTCGCACGATCACCCGCTTTGTCCACACGATGGCCGGCCGGGTGTCGCAGACGGGGGGACTCGGCGTCTTCGTCCTCGACCCCGCGATGCACGAACCCCAGGTCGTCCAGACCCTGGCCCGGCTGTGTGACGGCCGGGTGGACCTCCGGCGGACCGACGCAGGGGGCTACGAACTCGACGCGCAGGGACCGGGCGACCAGCCCCGCGGCTGGCGGCCGGTCGACCTGTAG
- a CDS encoding LiaF transmembrane domain-containing protein, with the protein MARRLPTQVLFGALVVVVGIVLLAETTGLYDARFLFDYVPSLFILLGLYAMVRSGFRNLFGPAVVVVVAAAWQAVALDLVPVDSVWEFWPLVVVLFGLSLMFDYLRGRPGPDADSGSYVSTFAAFGGSEKRSTSRSFTGGSLTAAFGGVELDLRDAEISDPPAHVSTLALFGGVEIHAPREWDVDLDVLPLFGGASDERPRPARDAGGDPADAADAATRQAGERGDREERGSEPDLVVTGVAAFGGVTVN; encoded by the coding sequence ATGGCACGCCGCCTCCCGACCCAGGTCCTGTTCGGCGCCCTCGTGGTCGTCGTCGGCATCGTCCTCCTGGCCGAGACGACCGGGCTCTACGACGCCCGGTTCCTGTTCGACTACGTCCCCTCGCTGTTCATCCTGCTCGGGCTGTACGCGATGGTGCGCAGCGGCTTTCGCAACCTCTTCGGCCCGGCGGTCGTCGTGGTCGTGGCCGCCGCCTGGCAGGCGGTCGCGCTCGACCTCGTCCCCGTCGACAGCGTCTGGGAGTTCTGGCCGCTCGTGGTCGTCCTCTTCGGGCTCTCGCTGATGTTCGACTACCTCCGGGGACGGCCCGGCCCGGATGCCGACAGCGGCTCGTACGTTTCGACCTTTGCGGCCTTCGGCGGCTCGGAGAAGCGGTCGACCTCCCGCTCCTTCACCGGCGGAAGCCTGACGGCGGCCTTCGGCGGCGTCGAACTCGACCTGCGGGACGCCGAGATATCCGACCCGCCGGCACACGTCAGCACGCTGGCCCTCTTCGGCGGCGTCGAGATCCACGCCCCCCGCGAGTGGGATGTCGACCTGGACGTGCTCCCGCTGTTTGGCGGGGCGAGCGACGAACGGCCGCGCCCGGCCCGCGATGCCGGCGGCGACCCGGCCGACGCGGCCGACGCCGCCACCCGCCAGGCCGGCGAGCGGGGCGACCGCGAGGAGCGGGGGAGCGAGCCGGACCTGGTCGTGACCGGCGTCGCCGCGTTCGGGGGCGTGACGGTCAACTGA
- a CDS encoding TVP38/TMEM64 family protein, whose product MKVFTSKRSRRIAVLAALGLVVVLAGGYLLVRTYAPFLFDAEAMRDWVGEFGAFAPLVFIVAQVAQVIVAPIPGQVTAIVGGYLFGPVAGTAYSMVGVTVGSAIAFLIAQRYGRPVVERMIDGALLDRFDGFVETLGVPGLFLFVVIPGLPDDVICFLAGLAHFRLFVFVSVMFIGRLPAYVVTNFAGDGLATGNVVEAVVLVAALAVFSVYAYHKREEIRQYTQGM is encoded by the coding sequence ATGAAAGTCTTCACGTCGAAGCGGAGCCGTCGGATCGCGGTCCTCGCAGCGTTGGGGCTGGTCGTCGTGCTCGCCGGCGGGTACCTGCTGGTCCGCACGTACGCCCCGTTCCTGTTCGACGCCGAGGCGATGCGCGACTGGGTCGGGGAGTTCGGCGCGTTCGCGCCGCTCGTGTTCATCGTCGCCCAGGTCGCCCAGGTCATCGTCGCCCCCATCCCCGGTCAGGTGACGGCCATCGTCGGCGGCTACCTGTTCGGCCCCGTGGCGGGAACCGCCTACAGCATGGTCGGCGTCACGGTCGGCAGCGCCATCGCCTTCCTCATCGCTCAGCGGTACGGCCGGCCGGTCGTCGAGCGGATGATCGACGGGGCCCTGCTCGACCGCTTCGACGGGTTCGTCGAGACGCTGGGCGTCCCCGGCCTGTTCCTCTTCGTCGTCATCCCGGGGCTCCCCGACGACGTGATCTGCTTTCTCGCCGGGCTGGCACACTTCCGGCTGTTCGTGTTCGTGAGTGTGATGTTCATCGGCCGCCTCCCCGCGTACGTCGTCACCAACTTCGCCGGCGACGGGCTGGCGACCGGCAACGTCGTCGAGGCCGTCGTACTCGTCGCCGCACTCGCCGTCTTCTCGGTGTACGCCTACCACAAACGCGAGGAGATCAGACAGTACACGCAGGGGATGTAG
- the mfnA gene encoding tyrosine decarboxylase MfnA: MQQAPEGPEPQRFERVLSSMCTEPHPAAREAAERFLATNPGDPGTYGTVADVEARAVDRLGAVAGIDDPAGYITSGGTEANVQAVRVARNRARTDDPNVVAPESAHFSFHKAAELLDVSLRTAPTDGAGRARPDAVTELVDDDTVCVVGVAGSTEYGAVDPVPALADVAADAGALFHVDAAWGGFFLPFTDHEWDFADAAVDTMTIDPHKAGQAPVPAGGFLARSPALLDELAVETPYLESTSQATLTGTRSGAGVAGALAALEALWPAGYREQYGTSMDNAEWLADELRRRGHAVVGPELPLVAADVSAPTIAHLRERGWRLSRTGTGELRVVCMPHVTRSMLRSFVADLDWY, from the coding sequence ATGCAGCAGGCCCCGGAGGGTCCCGAGCCCCAGCGCTTCGAGCGCGTCCTCTCCTCGATGTGCACCGAGCCCCACCCGGCCGCCCGCGAGGCCGCCGAGCGCTTCCTGGCGACCAACCCCGGCGACCCGGGGACATACGGGACGGTCGCCGACGTGGAGGCGCGTGCGGTCGACCGGCTCGGGGCCGTCGCCGGCATCGACGACCCTGCGGGCTACATCACCAGCGGCGGGACCGAGGCCAACGTCCAGGCGGTCCGGGTCGCGCGCAATCGCGCCCGCACGGACGACCCGAACGTGGTCGCTCCCGAGAGCGCTCACTTCAGTTTCCACAAGGCCGCCGAGCTTCTCGACGTCTCCCTCCGGACGGCGCCGACCGACGGCGCGGGCCGGGCCCGGCCGGACGCGGTCACAGAGCTGGTCGACGACGACACCGTCTGTGTGGTCGGCGTCGCCGGGTCCACGGAGTACGGCGCGGTCGACCCCGTGCCCGCCCTGGCCGACGTCGCGGCCGACGCCGGCGCCCTCTTTCACGTCGACGCCGCCTGGGGCGGGTTCTTCCTCCCGTTTACCGACCACGAGTGGGACTTCGCGGACGCCGCCGTCGACACGATGACCATCGACCCCCACAAGGCGGGGCAGGCGCCGGTACCGGCCGGCGGGTTTCTGGCGCGCTCGCCAGCCCTGCTGGACGAACTGGCGGTCGAGACGCCCTATCTGGAGTCGACATCCCAGGCGACGCTGACGGGGACCCGCTCGGGAGCGGGCGTGGCGGGCGCGCTTGCGGCCCTGGAAGCGCTGTGGCCGGCCGGCTACCGCGAGCAGTACGGTACCTCGATGGACAACGCCGAGTGGCTGGCGGACGAACTCCGGCGCCGCGGACACGCGGTCGTCGGGCCGGAGCTCCCGCTGGTCGCGGCGGACGTGTCGGCGCCGACGATAGCCCACCTCCGCGAGCGGGGCTGGCGACTCTCACGGACCGGTACGGGGGAGCTCCGGGTCGTCTGTATGCCCCACGTCACCCGGTCGATGCTGCGCTCTTTCGTCGCGGACCTGGACTGGTACTGA
- the ppsA gene encoding pyruvate, water dikinase: MAVLWLDDIRGDDLGAVGGKAASLGELTAADLPVPPAFVVTADTYRSFIEETGIDGELFEAVDVDTDDSKALAEAAEHASELIRETPIPESIREEVMAAYEEIGDDAPVAVRSSATAEDLPDASFAGQQETFLNVTGEALLERVRECWASLFTQRAIYYRQEQGFAHDVVDIAVVVQRMVDADKSGVMFTSHPSTGAGVITIEAAWGLGEAVVSGAVTPDNYVIDRETGALRETTVAQKKVMHVRDPETGETVEREVSEDRRGSRVLGEEELEELRALGEEIEAHYGEPQDVEWAIEDGEVYLLQSRPITTIAEGAEEGSVADGGVAEEAELVVSGLGASPGQASGEARLVRKLDELDKVGDGDVIVAEMTTPDMVPAMKRAAGIVTDEGGMTSHAAIVSRELGVPAVVGAEHATDRLEDGQVITIDGEKGSVETGAEAEDERDAIEEVRPQAPVKPMTATEVKVNVSIPDAAERAAATGADGVGLLRLEHLVLSLGKTPERYIEDHGADEYVEQIVDGVRGVADEFYPRPVRVRTLDAPTDEFRQLEGGEDEPTEHNPMMGYRGIRRSLDRPDVFEHELEAFRRLFEMGYDNVEVMFPLVNDVDDVQAARRLMEGVGIDTEKRSWGVMIETPASALCIEEMANVGIDFASFGTNDLTQYTLAVDRNNGQVADRYDANHKAIRQLMAQTIEVCREHGVATSICGQAGSDTDMVRFLVREGITSISANIDAVRDVQHEVKRVEQKLLLDSVR; the protein is encoded by the coding sequence ATGGCTGTACTCTGGCTGGACGACATCCGGGGCGACGACCTGGGGGCCGTCGGCGGGAAGGCGGCGTCGCTCGGGGAACTGACGGCCGCGGACCTGCCGGTGCCGCCGGCCTTTGTCGTGACCGCCGACACGTACCGCTCGTTCATCGAGGAGACGGGGATCGACGGTGAGCTGTTCGAGGCCGTCGACGTCGACACCGACGACTCGAAGGCGCTGGCGGAGGCCGCCGAACACGCGAGCGAACTCATCCGCGAGACCCCGATCCCCGAGTCGATCCGCGAGGAGGTCATGGCGGCCTACGAGGAGATCGGCGACGACGCCCCGGTCGCCGTCCGCTCCTCCGCGACCGCGGAGGACCTCCCCGACGCCTCCTTCGCCGGCCAGCAGGAGACCTTCTTGAATGTCACCGGCGAGGCCCTCCTCGAGCGGGTCCGGGAGTGCTGGGCCTCCCTCTTTACCCAGCGGGCCATCTACTACCGCCAGGAACAGGGCTTTGCCCACGACGTCGTCGACATCGCCGTGGTCGTCCAGCGGATGGTCGACGCCGACAAGTCCGGCGTGATGTTCACCAGCCACCCCTCCACCGGCGCGGGCGTGATCACCATCGAGGCCGCGTGGGGACTCGGCGAGGCGGTCGTCTCCGGTGCCGTGACGCCGGACAACTACGTCATCGACCGGGAGACCGGTGCCCTCCGCGAGACCACCGTCGCCCAGAAGAAGGTGATGCACGTCCGGGACCCCGAGACCGGCGAGACCGTCGAGCGCGAGGTGTCCGAGGACAGGCGCGGGAGCCGGGTCCTCGGCGAGGAGGAACTCGAGGAGCTGCGGGCGCTGGGCGAGGAGATCGAGGCACACTACGGCGAGCCCCAGGACGTCGAGTGGGCCATCGAGGACGGCGAGGTCTACCTGCTCCAGTCCCGGCCGATCACGACCATCGCCGAGGGCGCCGAGGAGGGCAGCGTCGCCGACGGCGGCGTCGCCGAGGAGGCGGAACTGGTCGTCTCCGGGCTCGGCGCGAGCCCGGGACAGGCCTCCGGCGAAGCCCGGCTCGTCCGGAAGCTCGACGAGCTGGACAAGGTCGGGGACGGCGACGTCATCGTCGCCGAGATGACCACCCCCGACATGGTGCCCGCGATGAAGCGGGCGGCGGGCATCGTCACCGACGAGGGCGGGATGACCTCCCACGCCGCCATCGTCTCCCGGGAGCTCGGCGTGCCCGCGGTCGTCGGCGCGGAACACGCCACCGACCGTCTCGAGGACGGCCAGGTCATCACTATCGACGGCGAGAAAGGCAGCGTCGAGACCGGTGCAGAGGCCGAGGACGAGCGCGACGCCATCGAGGAGGTCCGCCCGCAGGCCCCGGTCAAGCCGATGACCGCGACCGAGGTCAAGGTCAACGTCTCGATCCCGGACGCCGCCGAGCGCGCCGCCGCGACCGGCGCCGACGGGGTCGGGCTCCTGCGGCTGGAGCACCTGGTCCTCTCGCTGGGCAAGACCCCCGAGCGGTACATCGAGGACCACGGCGCCGACGAGTACGTCGAGCAGATCGTCGACGGCGTGCGCGGGGTGGCCGACGAGTTCTACCCCCGACCCGTCCGCGTGCGCACGCTCGACGCTCCCACGGACGAGTTCCGCCAGCTCGAGGGCGGCGAGGACGAACCCACTGAGCACAACCCGATGATGGGCTACCGGGGGATCCGCCGCAGCCTCGACCGCCCGGACGTCTTCGAGCACGAACTCGAGGCATTCCGGCGGCTGTTCGAGATGGGCTATGACAACGTCGAGGTGATGTTCCCGCTGGTGAACGACGTCGACGACGTGCAGGCGGCCCGCCGGCTGATGGAGGGCGTGGGGATCGACACCGAGAAACGCTCGTGGGGCGTGATGATCGAGACGCCCGCATCAGCGCTCTGTATCGAGGAGATGGCAAACGTCGGCATCGACTTCGCCTCCTTCGGGACCAACGACCTGACCCAGTACACGCTGGCGGTCGACCGCAACAACGGCCAGGTCGCCGACCGGTACGACGCCAACCACAAGGCGATCCGTCAGCTCATGGCCCAGACCATCGAGGTATGCCGCGAGCACGGCGTGGCGACGAGCATCTGCGGGCAGGCGGGCTCGGACACCGACATGGTCCGCTTTCTGGTCCGGGAGGGGATCACCTCCATCTCCGCGAACATCGACGCCGTCCGGGACGTCCAGCACGAGGTCAAACGCGTCGAGCAGAAGCTCCTGCTCGACTCGGTGCGCTGA
- a CDS encoding DoxX family protein, which translates to MAYRETTRAATGFDLRLSGGWQQYWLAFLRVIVGWWFFLSGFTKVLTDGFNYTYGPMYLREMTGTALGPIPVWMGENLAWLIEPGVPLFEMLIGLGIMFGVLTRLAAFGGAFFMTLFWVGNAEFGHGLVNGDLFGLLLFLTVGVLAAGRYYGLDAYLERTAFVERHPRLRYLLG; encoded by the coding sequence ATGGCATACCGCGAGACCACACGCGCCGCGACGGGCTTCGACCTCCGCCTGTCCGGCGGCTGGCAGCAGTACTGGCTGGCGTTCCTGCGAGTCATCGTCGGCTGGTGGTTTTTCCTGTCCGGGTTCACGAAGGTCCTCACGGACGGGTTCAACTACACCTACGGCCCGATGTACCTGCGGGAGATGACCGGGACCGCACTCGGCCCCATCCCGGTCTGGATGGGCGAGAACCTAGCGTGGCTGATCGAGCCGGGGGTGCCGCTGTTCGAGATGCTGATCGGGCTCGGCATCATGTTCGGCGTCCTCACCCGGCTGGCGGCCTTCGGCGGGGCCTTCTTCATGACCCTGTTCTGGGTCGGCAACGCCGAGTTCGGCCACGGCCTGGTCAACGGCGACCTCTTCGGGTTGCTGTTGTTCCTGACGGTCGGCGTGCTCGCCGCCGGCCGGTACTACGGCCTGGACGCCTACCTCGAGCGCACCGCCTTCGTCGAACGCCACCCGCGGCTCAGGTACCTGCTCGGCTAG
- a CDS encoding phosphotransacetylase family protein produces the protein MSTLLVTSTAESTGKTAIAVALARLAQKRGAEVGYMKPKGTRLESVVGKTRDEDPALAREVLGLEAGMHQLEPVVYSPTFVQEAVRGREDPDALRERVAESFAELAEGVDLMMLEGGGRLWTGGVVELTDPDVAALLDARAVLVSRYADAGDLDDVLAGAEAFGDRLAGVLFNAVESAHIEGLSEDSIPFLEGRGVDSLGAVPRDEQLAGVSVADLRRGVGGDLLTPDAPTDGLVERVAVGAMSADAVLDHLRRTRRAALVTGGDRADVQTAALEAGGLACLVLTGGYRPPNAVLGKAADRGVPVVLVDADTRTAVDRVEETLRSGRTTTEDAVDRMADLLSERVDVGALLGLEE, from the coding sequence ATGAGCACGCTACTCGTTACGTCGACGGCGGAGAGTACAGGCAAGACGGCGATCGCGGTCGCGCTGGCGCGGCTGGCACAGAAGCGGGGTGCCGAGGTGGGCTACATGAAACCGAAGGGCACACGGCTGGAGAGCGTGGTCGGCAAGACCCGCGACGAGGACCCCGCCCTGGCCCGCGAGGTGCTGGGACTCGAGGCCGGCATGCACCAGCTGGAGCCCGTCGTCTACTCGCCGACGTTCGTCCAGGAGGCCGTCCGCGGCCGGGAGGACCCCGACGCGCTGCGCGAGCGGGTCGCCGAGAGCTTCGCGGAGCTGGCCGAGGGCGTCGACCTGATGATGCTGGAGGGCGGGGGGCGGCTGTGGACCGGCGGCGTGGTCGAGCTGACCGACCCCGACGTCGCCGCCCTGCTCGACGCCCGGGCGGTGCTGGTGAGCCGCTACGCCGATGCCGGTGACCTCGACGACGTGCTCGCCGGGGCCGAGGCCTTCGGCGACCGGCTGGCGGGCGTGCTGTTCAACGCCGTCGAGAGCGCGCACATCGAGGGGCTGTCGGAGGATTCGATCCCCTTCCTCGAGGGGCGGGGGGTCGACAGCCTCGGGGCGGTCCCCCGCGACGAGCAGCTGGCGGGCGTCAGCGTCGCCGACCTCCGGCGTGGGGTGGGCGGCGACCTGCTGACCCCGGACGCGCCGACCGACGGGCTGGTCGAGCGAGTGGCCGTCGGCGCGATGAGCGCGGACGCGGTGCTCGACCACCTCCGGCGGACGCGGCGGGCGGCGCTGGTGACCGGCGGCGACCGCGCGGACGTCCAGACCGCAGCGCTGGAGGCGGGGGGGCTGGCCTGTCTCGTCCTCACCGGCGGGTACCGCCCGCCCAACGCCGTCCTCGGGAAGGCCGCCGACCGCGGCGTGCCGGTCGTGCTGGTCGACGCCGACACCCGGACGGCCGTCGACCGCGTCGAGGAGACGCTGCGCTCGGGCCGGACCACCACCGAGGACGCGGTCGACCGGATGGCCGACCTCCTGAGCGAACGGGTCGACGTCGGGGCGCTGCTGGGGCTGGAGGAGTGA
- a CDS encoding acetate--CoA ligase family protein — MGRLSTLFAPDRVAVVGASDEPGSVGRAVTGHLVEDFRGEVLAVNPNRETVLELVCHDSLSALPAPGEVDVAVVLVPPELAVEAVREAGEVGIGNVVVVTAGFSEAGSEGAARERELAAAAEEFDLNLVGPNSLGVMSTPSGLNATFAPTSPDPGSISFMSQSGAFVTAVLDWAAERHLGFKDVVSLGNKAVLDESDFVREWGEDPDTDVVLGYLEDVADGRRFVEVASEVTRETPVVVVKSGRTEAGATAAASHTGAMAGSDRAYGAGLDAAGVVRVDTVEELFDAAAVLSGQPLPDRSAVAIVTNAGGPGVMTTDAVGDTDLGLASLTDGTRETLREDLPGGANIHNPVDIIGDAPVERFERALDTVLADPNVGMAVVLACPTATLSFDDLAAAAVDLQAEHGVPMAAVLMGGASTRSAAATLSEAGVPSYFDPARAVDSLETLAEYADIREREVAEPATFDVDRERARAVLDRARDRDTTRLGVEAMELLDAYGIPTPAGAVVDDPAEAVAVAEETGGEVVMKVVSPDILHKSDIGGVEVGVPVGEVRDVYETLVARARRYQPDATVLGVQVQELLDVSAGTETIVGINRDPQFGPLVLFGLGGVFVEVFEDTAVRLAPVAEREARAMTEGIEAAPLLRGARGRDPVDLDGLVEVIGRLSQLATDFPAIEELDINPVVATAEGATAVDLRLTLDLEAL; from the coding sequence ATGGGACGGTTATCGACGCTGTTCGCACCCGACCGGGTGGCCGTGGTGGGCGCGAGCGACGAGCCGGGGTCGGTCGGCCGGGCGGTGACCGGACACCTCGTCGAGGACTTCCGCGGCGAGGTGCTCGCGGTCAACCCCAACCGCGAGACGGTTCTCGAACTCGTCTGTCACGACTCGCTGTCGGCGCTTCCCGCCCCCGGCGAGGTGGACGTCGCGGTGGTTCTGGTCCCGCCCGAGCTGGCCGTCGAGGCCGTCCGCGAGGCCGGCGAGGTCGGCATCGGGAACGTCGTGGTCGTCACCGCGGGATTCTCGGAGGCCGGCAGCGAGGGTGCCGCCCGCGAGCGCGAGCTGGCCGCGGCCGCCGAGGAGTTCGACCTCAACCTCGTCGGGCCGAACAGCCTGGGGGTGATGTCCACCCCCTCCGGGCTGAACGCCACCTTCGCCCCGACCAGCCCCGACCCCGGCTCGATATCGTTCATGAGCCAGTCGGGCGCGTTCGTCACCGCCGTCCTCGACTGGGCGGCCGAGCGCCACCTCGGGTTCAAGGACGTCGTCTCGCTGGGCAACAAGGCCGTGCTCGACGAGAGCGACTTCGTCCGCGAGTGGGGCGAGGACCCCGACACCGACGTCGTCCTCGGATATCTGGAGGACGTCGCGGACGGCCGGCGGTTCGTGGAGGTGGCGAGCGAGGTGACCCGGGAGACGCCCGTCGTGGTCGTCAAGTCCGGCCGGACGGAGGCGGGCGCGACCGCAGCGGCCTCCCACACGGGAGCCATGGCCGGCAGCGACCGGGCCTACGGGGCCGGCCTCGACGCCGCGGGCGTGGTTCGCGTCGACACCGTCGAGGAGCTGTTCGACGCCGCGGCCGTGTTGTCGGGCCAGCCGCTGCCCGACCGCTCGGCGGTGGCCATCGTCACCAACGCCGGCGGCCCGGGCGTGATGACCACCGACGCCGTCGGCGACACCGACCTCGGCCTGGCCTCCCTGACTGACGGGACCCGCGAGACGCTCCGGGAGGACCTGCCCGGCGGGGCGAACATCCACAACCCCGTCGACATCATCGGCGACGCCCCCGTCGAGCGGTTCGAACGGGCGCTGGATACGGTGCTCGCCGACCCCAACGTCGGGATGGCGGTGGTGCTGGCGTGTCCGACTGCGACGCTTTCCTTCGACGACCTGGCGGCGGCGGCCGTCGACCTGCAGGCCGAGCACGGCGTCCCGATGGCCGCGGTGCTGATGGGCGGGGCCTCGACCCGGTCGGCGGCGGCGACGCTGAGCGAGGCGGGGGTCCCCTCCTACTTCGACCCCGCGCGCGCGGTCGACAGCCTCGAGACGCTCGCCGAGTACGCCGACATCCGCGAGCGGGAGGTCGCCGAGCCGGCGACCTTCGACGTCGACCGCGAGCGTGCCCGCGCCGTCCTCGACCGTGCCCGGGACCGGGACACCACGCGGCTCGGGGTGGAGGCGATGGAGCTGCTGGACGCCTACGGGATCCCCACGCCGGCCGGCGCGGTGGTCGACGACCCCGCGGAGGCGGTCGCCGTCGCCGAGGAGACCGGTGGGGAGGTCGTGATGAAGGTCGTCAGCCCCGACATCCTCCACAAGTCCGACATCGGCGGCGTCGAGGTGGGCGTCCCGGTCGGGGAGGTGCGGGACGTCTACGAGACGCTCGTCGCGCGGGCCAGGCGCTACCAGCCCGACGCGACGGTGCTCGGCGTCCAGGTCCAGGAGCTGCTTGACGTCTCCGCCGGGACGGAGACGATCGTCGGCATCAACCGGGACCCGCAGTTCGGCCCGCTCGTCCTCTTCGGGCTGGGCGGGGTGTTCGTGGAGGTGTTCGAGGACACGGCCGTCCGGCTCGCACCGGTCGCCGAGCGCGAGGCCCGGGCGATGACCGAGGGGATCGAGGCGGCGCCGCTGTTGCGCGGGGCGCGGGGCCGGGACCCGGTCGACCTGGACGGGCTCGTGGAGGTCATCGGGCGGCTCTCCCAGCTGGCGACCGACTTCCCGGCCATCGAGGAACTGGACATCAACCCCGTCGTCGCGACGGCCGAGGGCGCGACGGCGGTCGACCTGCGGCTCACCCTCGACCTGGAGGCGCTATGA